The following coding sequences are from one Sciurus carolinensis chromosome 11, mSciCar1.2, whole genome shotgun sequence window:
- the LOC124960449 gene encoding olfactory receptor 5AL1-like, with product MAKRNHSAVTEFILLGLTDNPEFQVIVFVILLIIYLVSIISNLGLIILIQFSPQLQSPMYFFLSHLAFVDFCYTSSVTPNALVNCLCDIKSISFYACAAQVCFFVTFSVCEVFLLSAMAYDRYVAICDPLRYIILMPRKLCFQIITSIYIYGFITGLTQTVSTFVLSFCDSNVVNQFFCDDIPLIPLACSDTQVKELMLLTMAGFNVCFSLLIVLVSYVFILSAILKKHSAKGRQKVFSTCASHLSSITMYYGTIIFMYLQPKSSHSLNTDKFASVFYVVVIPMLNPLIYSLRNKEVKNSVKRIIDKVHLSNNK from the coding sequence ATGGCCAAACGCAATCATTCAGCAGTGACTGAGTTCATCCTCTTGGGACTTACGGACAATCCTGAGTTTCAAGTCATTGTTTTTGTGATTCTTCTCATCATCTATTTAGTGAGCATCATAAGTAATCTTGGATTGATTATTCTAATCCAATTCAGTCCTCAGCTTCAAtcacccatgtactttttcctcagtcaTCTggcttttgttgatttttgttataCCTCCTCTGTGACCCCAAATGCCCTGGTTAATTGTTTGTGTGACATTAAAAGCATATCCTTTTATGCCTGTGCTGCTCAAGTGTGTTTCTTTGTGACATTTTCAGTGTGTGAAGTTTTCCTGCTCTCCGCGATGGCCTATGATAGGTATGTGGCTATCTGTGATCCCTTACGCTATATAATTCTCATGCCTAGGAAACTCTGCTTCCAAATCATCACTAGCATATATATCTATGGATTCATCACAGGACTTACACAGACAGTGAGCACATTCGTTTTATCTTTCTGTGACTCCAACGTGGTCAACCAGTTCTTCTGTGATGATATCCCTTTGATTCCGCTGGCTTGCTCTGATACCCAAGTCAAGGAGCTGATGTTGCTGACCATGGCTGGCTTCAACGTGTGCTTCTCTCTGCTCATTGTTCTTGTCTCCTATGTGTTCATTCTGTCTGCAATCCTGAAGAAGCACTCAGctaaaggaagacagaaagttTTTTCTACCTGTGCTTCTCACTTATCTTCAATTACCATGTATTATGGGACTATCATTTTTATGTACTTGCAACCCAAATCTAGCCATTCCCTGAATACAGACAAATTTGCTTCAGTTTTCTATGTAGTGGTGATCCCCATGCTAAATCCCTTGATTTATAGCTTAAGGAATAAGGAGGTAAAAAATTCTGTAAAGCGGATTATAGATAAGGTTCATTTGAGTAATAATAAATGA
- the LOC124960172 gene encoding olfactory receptor 8U9 → MAQKNCTQVSEFILVGLTDRQELKMPLFVMFLSIYVFTVVGNLGLILVIRTDSRLNTPMYFFLSNLAFVDFCYSSVITPKMLGNFLYQQNVISFSACAAQLGCFLAFMTAECLLLASMAYDRYVAICSPLLYMVVMSPGICVRLVAVPYSYSILVALFHVILTFRLCYCHSNILNHFYCDDMPLLRLTCSDTHSKQLWIFVCAGVMFTSSLLTVFVSYVYIISAIVRMRSAEGRRKAFSTCGSHVLAVTIFYGTLFFMYLQPSSSHSLDTDKMASVFYTVIIPVLNPLIYSLRNKEVKEALKKILINRNKAFMFMKLRK, encoded by the coding sequence ATGGCTCAGAAAAATTGCACCCAAGTGTCAGAGTTCATTCTCGTGGGCCTCACGGATCGCCAGGAGCTGAAGATGCCTCTATTTGTAATGTTCTTATCCATCTATGTTTTCACAGTAGTAGGcaacctgggtttgatcctggtCATTAGAACAGATTCCAGACTCAACACACCAATGTACTTCTTCCTTAGCAATCTAGCATTTGTCGATTTCTGTTACTCTTCTGTCATTACTcccaaaatgcttgggaattTCTTGTACCAACAAAATGTTATATCCTTTAGTGCCTGTGCCGCACAGTTAGGCTGCTTCCTGGCCTTCATGACAGCTGAGTGCTTGCTGCTGGCTTCCATGGCCTATGACAGATACGTGGCCATATGTAGCCCTCTGCTCTATATGGTGGTAATGTCCCCAGGCATCTGTGTTCGACTCGTAGCAGTACCCTACAGCTACAGCATCCTGGTTGCACTCTTCCATGTCATCCTCACCTTCCGCCTCTGCTACTGTCACTCCAACATCCTGAACCATTTCTACTGTGATGACATGCCCCTCCTCAGACTAACGTGCTCTGACACCCACTCCAAACAGCTGTGGATCTTTGTCTGTGCTGGTGTCATGTTCACGTCCTCCCTTCTGACTGTCTTTGTCTCTTATGTGTACATCATTTCTGCCATCGTGAGGATGCGCTCAGCTGAAGGAAGACGCAAGGCCTTCTCCACGTGTGGCTCCCATGTGCTGGCAGTGACCATATTCTATGGGACCCTGTTCTTTATGTACTTACAGCCCAGCTCCAGCCACTCCCTTGACACAGACAAGATGGCCTCTGTCTTCTACACCGTGATCATCCCTGTGCTGAACCCCTTGATCTACAGCCTCAGGAACAAGGAAGTCAAAGAGGCTTTGAAGAAAATCCTCATCAATAGAAACAAGGCTTTTATGTTTATGAAATTAAGAAAGTga
- the LOC124959107 gene encoding olfactory receptor 8U1-like, producing MVQKNCTQVTEFILMGLTDRQELKMLLFVGFLSIYLFTVVGNLGLILVIRTDSRLNTPMYFFLSNLAFVDFCYTSVITPKMLGNFLYQQNVISFSACATQLGCFLSFMISECLLLASMAYDRYVAICKPLLYTITMSPTTCIQLIAVPYGYSFLMALFHTILTFRLCYCHSNTVNHFYCDDMPLLRLACSDTSSKQLWVLTCAGVTFISSVLVVLVSYMFIISSILRMHSAEGRRKAFSTCSSHMLAVTIFYGTLIFMYLQPSSTHSLETDKVASVFYTVIIPMLNPLIYSLRNKDVKEALKKIIMNRHQTSESMKLKT from the coding sequence ATGGTTCAGAAAAATTGCACCCAAGTGACAGAGTTCATTCTCATGGGCCTCACGGATCGCCAGGAGCTGAAGATGCTCCTTTTTGTGGGATTCTTGTCCATCTATCTTTTCACAGTAGTAGGcaacctgggtttgatcctggtCATTAGAACAGATTCCAGACTCAACACACCAATGTACTTCTTCCTTAGCAATCTGGCTTTTGTTGATTTCTGTTACACTTCTGTCATCACAcccaaaatgcttgggaattTCTTGTACCAACAAAATGTTATATCCTTTAGTGCCTGTGCCACACAGTTAGGCTGCTTCCTCAGCTTCATGATATCGGAGTGCTTGCTACTGGCTTCCATGGCCTACGATAGATATGTAGCCATTTGCAAACCTCTGCTCTACACGATCACAATGTCCCCAACTACCTGCATCCAGCTTATAGCTGTGCCCTATGGCTACAGCTTCCTGATGGCACTGTTTCATACCATCCTCACCTTCCGCCTCTGCTATTGCCACTCCAACACTGTCAATCACTTCTACTGTGACGACATGCCCCTCCTCAGGTTAGCTTGCTCAGACACTAGCTCCAAGCAGCTGTGGGTTTTGACCTGTGCTGGGGTCACATTCATTTCCTCTGTTCTCGTAGTCCTTGTCTCCTACATGTTCATTATTTCTTCCATCCTGAGGATGCACTCAGCTGAGGGAAGACGCAAGGCCTTCTCCACATGTAGCTCCCACATGCTGGCAGTGACCATATTCTATGGCACCTTGATCTTCATGTACTTACAGCCCAGTTCTACGCATTCCCTGGAAACGGACAAGGTGGCCTCTGTCTTCTACACAGTGATCATCCCCATGTTGAACCCCTTGATCTACAGCCtcaggaacaaggatgtgaaagaGGCTCTGAAGAAAATCATCATGAACAGACACCAGACTTCTGAGTCCATGAAACTAAAAACATGA